Proteins from a genomic interval of Streptomyces sp. SID8374:
- the gltX gene encoding glutamate--tRNA ligase, translating into MANAPVRVRFCPSPTGNPHVGLVRTALFNWAFARHHQGTLVFRIEDTDAARDSEESYQQLLDSMRWLGLDWDEGPEIGGPHAPYRQSQRMDLYKDVAEKLLAAGYAYACYCTTEELDTRRDAARAAGRPSGYDGHCRDLTAEQKAAYEAEGRSSIVRFRMPDEAITFTDLVRGDITVQPENVPDYGIVRANGAPLYTLVNPVDDALMEITHVLRGEDLLSSTPRQIALYRALIELGIAKETPAFGHLPYVMGEGNKKLSKRDPQASLNLYRERGFLPEGLLNYLSLLGWSIAEDRDIFSVDELIAAFDIKDVNANPARFDLKKAEHINAEHIRMLDVKDFTEACGPWLKAPFAPWAPEAFDADKWTAIAPYAQTRVTVLSDITDNVDFLFLDEPVEDEASWTKAMKGDPAALLTTARANLEAADWSDAESLKNAVLTAGEAHGLKLGKAQAPVRVAVTGRTIGLPLFESLEILGREKSLARIDAALAKLTA; encoded by the coding sequence GTGGCTAACGCACCCGTACGCGTCCGTTTCTGTCCCTCCCCGACCGGCAACCCGCACGTGGGCCTGGTCCGCACGGCCCTGTTCAACTGGGCCTTCGCCCGGCACCACCAGGGCACCCTGGTCTTCCGGATCGAGGACACCGACGCCGCGCGCGACTCCGAGGAGTCCTACCAGCAGCTTCTCGACTCGATGCGCTGGCTGGGCCTGGACTGGGACGAGGGCCCCGAGATCGGCGGCCCGCACGCCCCCTACCGCCAGTCGCAGCGGATGGACCTGTACAAGGACGTCGCCGAGAAGCTGCTCGCCGCCGGGTACGCGTACGCCTGCTACTGCACCACCGAGGAGCTGGACACCCGCCGCGACGCCGCCCGCGCCGCAGGCCGCCCGTCCGGTTACGACGGCCACTGCCGCGACCTCACCGCCGAGCAGAAGGCGGCGTACGAGGCCGAGGGCCGCAGTTCGATCGTCCGCTTCCGGATGCCCGACGAGGCCATCACCTTCACCGACCTGGTCCGCGGCGACATCACCGTCCAGCCGGAGAACGTCCCGGACTACGGCATCGTCCGCGCCAACGGGGCCCCGCTCTACACCCTGGTCAACCCGGTCGACGACGCGCTGATGGAGATCACCCACGTCCTGCGCGGCGAGGACCTGCTCTCCTCCACCCCGCGCCAGATCGCCCTGTACCGGGCGCTCATCGAGCTGGGCATCGCCAAGGAGACCCCCGCCTTCGGCCACCTGCCGTACGTCATGGGCGAGGGCAACAAGAAGCTCTCCAAGCGCGACCCGCAGGCCTCCCTCAACCTCTACCGGGAGCGCGGCTTCCTCCCCGAGGGGCTGCTGAACTACCTGTCGCTGCTCGGCTGGTCGATCGCCGAGGACCGCGACATCTTCTCGGTGGACGAGCTGATCGCCGCGTTCGACATCAAGGACGTCAACGCCAACCCGGCCCGCTTCGACCTCAAGAAGGCCGAGCACATCAACGCCGAGCACATCCGCATGCTGGATGTGAAGGACTTCACCGAGGCCTGCGGCCCCTGGCTGAAGGCCCCGTTCGCGCCCTGGGCCCCGGAAGCCTTCGACGCGGACAAGTGGACGGCGATCGCCCCGTACGCCCAGACCCGCGTGACGGTGCTCTCCGACATCACCGACAACGTCGACTTCCTCTTCCTCGACGAGCCGGTCGAGGACGAGGCGTCCTGGACCAAGGCCATGAAGGGCGACCCGGCCGCGCTCCTGACCACCGCCCGCGCCAACCTGGAGGCGGCGGACTGGAGCGACGCGGAGTCCCTGAAGAACGCCGTGCTCACCGCCGGCGAGGCCCATGGCCTCAAGCTCGGCAAGGCCCAGGCCCCGGTCCGGGTCGCCGTGACCGGCCGCACCATCGGCCTGCCGCTCTTCGAGTCCCTGGAGATCCTGGGCCGCGAGAAGAGCCTGGCCCGCATCGACGCGGCGCTGGCCAAGCTGACCGCGTAA
- a CDS encoding HAD family hydrolase — MPIRAVLWDIDDTIFDYAGADRTGMRLHLEGEGLPEAYATVDEALDVWKAITVRHWARVAAGETDFLGQRRDRVREFLSRAMEDAEADAWFAGHLSHYEAAWTLFPDVLPVLDRLVPDYRHAILSNSSTDHQHRKLTALGIRDRFEAMVCAVELGVSKPEAGAFHAACEQLALDPHEVAYVGDEPDIDASGAVAAGLTGIWLDRRGRGGRPDLVTITGLDQLPALLAGQTRFGAPDTFR; from the coding sequence ATGCCGATCCGCGCCGTGCTCTGGGACATCGACGACACGATCTTCGACTACGCGGGCGCCGACCGCACCGGGATGCGGCTGCACCTGGAGGGCGAGGGCCTGCCGGAGGCGTACGCGACGGTCGACGAGGCCCTCGACGTCTGGAAGGCGATCACCGTACGGCACTGGGCGCGCGTCGCCGCCGGGGAGACGGACTTCCTCGGGCAGCGCCGGGACCGGGTGCGGGAGTTCCTGTCGCGGGCCATGGAGGACGCCGAGGCCGACGCCTGGTTCGCCGGGCACCTGTCCCACTACGAGGCCGCCTGGACGCTCTTCCCGGACGTGCTCCCGGTCCTGGACCGGCTGGTGCCCGACTACCGGCACGCGATCCTCTCCAACTCCAGCACCGACCACCAGCACCGCAAGCTCACCGCGCTCGGCATCCGGGACCGGTTCGAGGCGATGGTCTGCGCCGTGGAGCTGGGCGTCTCCAAGCCGGAGGCCGGCGCCTTCCACGCGGCCTGCGAGCAGCTCGCGCTGGACCCGCACGAAGTGGCGTACGTGGGCGACGAGCCGGACATCGACGCCTCGGGCGCCGTCGCCGCCGGGCTGACCGGGATCTGGCTGGACCGGCGGGGGAGGGGCGGGAGGCCGGATCTCGTGACGATCACCGGGCTGGACCAGCTCCCCGCCCTGCTGGCGGGCCAAACCCGTTTTGGAGCGCCGGACACCTTCAGGTAA
- the ndgR gene encoding IclR family transcriptional regulator NdgR: MDNSSGVGVLDKAALVLSALESGPATLAGLVAATGLARPTAHRLAVALEHHRMVARDMQGRFILGPRLSELAAAAGEDRLLATAGPVLTHLRDITGESAQLYRRQGDMRICVAAAERLSGLRDTVPVGSTLTMKAGSSAQILMAWEEPERLHRGLQGARFTATALSGVRRRGWAQSIGEREPGVASVSAPVRGPSNRVVAAVSVSGPIERLTRHPGRMHAQAVIDSAARLSEALRRTG, from the coding sequence ATGGACAACTCTAGCGGCGTCGGCGTTCTCGACAAGGCAGCTCTGGTATTGAGCGCCCTGGAGTCCGGTCCGGCCACCCTCGCCGGGCTGGTCGCGGCGACCGGGCTCGCACGGCCCACGGCCCACCGTCTGGCCGTGGCACTGGAACACCACCGGATGGTGGCGAGGGACATGCAGGGCCGTTTCATCCTCGGCCCCCGGCTGTCGGAACTGGCGGCCGCGGCGGGCGAGGACCGCCTGCTGGCCACGGCCGGACCGGTGCTCACCCACCTGCGCGACATCACCGGCGAGAGCGCCCAGCTCTACCGCCGGCAGGGCGACATGCGCATCTGCGTGGCGGCGGCGGAACGGCTGTCCGGACTCCGGGACACGGTGCCGGTCGGCTCCACGCTCACCATGAAGGCCGGCTCCTCGGCCCAGATCCTGATGGCCTGGGAGGAGCCGGAGCGCCTGCACCGCGGCCTCCAGGGCGCCCGGTTCACCGCGACGGCGCTCTCCGGCGTACGGCGGCGGGGCTGGGCCCAGTCGATCGGTGAGCGGGAGCCGGGCGTCGCCTCGGTCTCGGCCCCGGTCCGCGGCCCCTCGAACCGGGTGGTCGCCGCCGTCTCGGTCTCCGGCCCGATCGAGAGGCTGACCCGCCACCCGGGCCGGATGCACGCCCAGGCGGTCATCGACTCGGCCGCCCGCCTGAGCGAGGCCCTGCGCCGCACGGGCTGA
- the leuC gene encoding 3-isopropylmalate dehydratase large subunit: protein MGRTLAEKVWDDHVVRRAEGEPDLLFIDLHLLHEVTSPQAFDGLRQAGRPVRRLDLTIATEDHNTPTLDIDKPIADPVSRAQLETLRKNCADFGVRLHPLGDVEQGVVHVVGPQLGLTQPGTTVVCGDSHTSTHGAFGALAFGIGTSQVEHVLATQTLPLARPKTMAITVDGELPEDVTAKDLILAIITRIGTGGGQGYILEYRGSAIEKLSMEARMTICNMSIEAGARAGMIAPDETTFAYLEGRDAAPKGEEWDAAVAYWKTLRSDDDAVFDAEVVIDATELAPFVTWGTNPGQGAPLSAHVPDPASYEDASERNAAEKALEYMGLTAGQPLREISVDTVFVGSCTNGRIEDLRNAAAILDGRKVADGVRMLVVPGSVRVALQAVSEGLDKVFTGAGAEWRHAGCSMCLGMNPDQLAPGERSASTSNRNFEGRQGKGGRTHLVSPQVAAATAVLGHLASPADLSDTRTPAGVA, encoded by the coding sequence ATGGGTAGGACACTCGCGGAGAAGGTCTGGGACGACCACGTCGTCCGGCGCGCGGAGGGCGAGCCCGACCTCCTCTTCATCGATCTGCACCTGCTGCACGAGGTGACCAGCCCGCAGGCCTTCGACGGTCTGCGCCAGGCCGGACGCCCGGTGCGGCGCCTCGACCTCACCATCGCCACCGAGGACCACAACACCCCGACCCTCGACATCGACAAGCCGATCGCCGACCCGGTCTCCCGCGCCCAGCTGGAGACCCTGCGCAAGAACTGCGCGGACTTCGGCGTCCGGCTGCACCCGCTCGGTGACGTGGAGCAGGGCGTCGTGCACGTGGTCGGCCCCCAGCTGGGCCTGACCCAGCCCGGCACCACCGTGGTCTGCGGCGACTCCCACACCTCCACGCACGGGGCCTTCGGCGCGCTGGCGTTCGGCATCGGCACCAGCCAGGTGGAGCACGTCCTGGCCACCCAGACGCTGCCGCTGGCCCGCCCCAAGACCATGGCCATCACGGTCGACGGCGAACTGCCCGAGGACGTCACCGCCAAGGACCTGATCCTGGCGATCATCACCCGGATCGGCACCGGCGGCGGCCAGGGCTACATCCTCGAATACCGCGGCTCCGCCATCGAGAAGCTCTCGATGGAGGCCCGGATGACCATCTGCAACATGTCGATCGAGGCCGGCGCCCGCGCGGGCATGATCGCCCCGGACGAGACCACCTTCGCCTATCTGGAGGGCCGCGACGCCGCCCCCAAGGGCGAGGAGTGGGACGCCGCCGTCGCGTACTGGAAGACCCTGCGCTCCGACGACGACGCGGTGTTCGACGCCGAGGTCGTCATCGACGCCACCGAACTGGCCCCGTTCGTCACCTGGGGCACCAACCCCGGCCAGGGCGCGCCGCTCTCCGCGCACGTCCCCGACCCCGCTTCGTACGAGGACGCCTCGGAGCGCAACGCCGCCGAAAAGGCCCTGGAGTACATGGGGTTGACCGCCGGGCAGCCGCTGCGCGAGATCAGCGTGGACACCGTCTTCGTAGGTTCGTGCACCAACGGCCGCATCGAGGACCTGCGCAACGCCGCGGCGATCCTGGACGGCCGCAAAGTCGCCGACGGCGTACGGATGCTGGTCGTCCCGGGCTCCGTCCGGGTCGCGCTCCAGGCCGTCTCCGAGGGCCTGGACAAGGTCTTCACCGGTGCCGGCGCCGAATGGCGGCACGCGGGTTGCTCGATGTGCCTCGGTATGAACCCCGACCAGCTGGCCCCCGGCGAGCGTTCCGCCTCCACCTCGAACCGCAACTTCGAGGGGAGGCAGGGCAAGGGCGGCCGCACCCACCTGGTCTCGCCCCAGGTCGCCGCCGCCACCGCCGTACTGGGCCATCTGGCCTCGCCCGCCGACCTGTCCGACACCCGTACCCCCGCCGGAGTCGCATAG
- the leuD gene encoding 3-isopropylmalate dehydratase small subunit, producing the protein MEAFTTHTGRAVPLRRSNVDTDQIIPAHWLKKVTRDGFEDGLFEAWRKDAGFVLNRPERQGASVLVAGPDFGTGSSREHAVWALQNFGFKTVISSRFADIFRGNSLKNGLLTVVLDQQVVDALWELSEADPSAEITVDLETRQVRAEGITADFELDENARWRLLNGLDDISLTLQNEADIVAYEAARPSHKPRTIDA; encoded by the coding sequence ATGGAAGCCTTCACCACACACACCGGCCGGGCCGTCCCGCTGCGCCGCAGCAACGTCGACACCGACCAGATCATCCCCGCCCACTGGCTGAAGAAGGTCACCCGCGACGGGTTCGAGGACGGCCTCTTCGAAGCCTGGCGCAAGGACGCCGGCTTCGTCCTCAACCGCCCCGAGCGGCAGGGCGCCTCGGTCCTGGTGGCCGGCCCCGACTTCGGTACGGGCTCCTCCCGCGAACACGCGGTCTGGGCCTTGCAGAACTTCGGCTTCAAGACCGTCATCTCCTCCCGCTTCGCCGACATCTTCCGGGGCAACTCGCTGAAGAACGGCCTGCTGACCGTGGTCCTGGACCAGCAGGTCGTCGACGCCCTGTGGGAGCTGAGCGAGGCCGACCCGAGCGCCGAGATCACCGTCGACCTGGAGACCCGCCAGGTCCGCGCCGAGGGCATCACGGCCGACTTCGAGCTGGACGAGAACGCCCGCTGGCGACTGCTCAACGGCCTCGACGACATCAGCCTCACCCTTCAGAACGAAGCGGACATCGTGGCTTACGAGGCGGCCAGGCCGTCCCACAAACCGCGTACAATTGACGCCTGA
- a CDS encoding HU family DNA-binding protein, translated as MNKAQLVEAIADKVGGRQQAADAVDAVLDAIVRAVVAGDRVSVTGFGSFEKVDRPARYARNPQTGERVRVKKTSVPRFRAGQGFKDLVSGSKKLPKNDVAVKKAPKGSLSGGSSAARTTVKAAAAKKSAAKKATAKKTTAKKAVAPAKKATATAKKATAKKATATAKKATPAAKKATATAKKATATAKKTAPAKKATAKKAPAKKTTARTTTAKKATARKK; from the coding sequence GTGAACAAGGCGCAGCTCGTAGAAGCGATTGCCGACAAGGTCGGCGGCCGCCAGCAGGCCGCAGACGCGGTCGACGCGGTACTCGACGCGATCGTCCGTGCCGTTGTCGCCGGGGACCGTGTCTCGGTCACCGGCTTCGGCTCGTTCGAGAAGGTCGACCGCCCCGCCCGGTACGCCCGCAACCCGCAGACGGGTGAGCGCGTCCGGGTCAAGAAGACCTCGGTGCCCCGCTTCCGCGCGGGTCAGGGGTTCAAGGACCTGGTGAGCGGCTCGAAGAAGCTCCCCAAGAACGACGTGGCCGTGAAGAAGGCCCCCAAGGGCAGCCTCTCGGGCGGATCTTCCGCCGCCCGTACGACGGTCAAGGCCGCCGCCGCCAAGAAGTCGGCCGCCAAGAAGGCCACGGCGAAGAAGACCACCGCCAAGAAGGCCGTGGCACCGGCGAAGAAGGCCACCGCCACCGCCAAGAAGGCCACCGCCAAGAAGGCGACCGCCACGGCGAAGAAGGCCACGCCGGCCGCGAAGAAGGCGACCGCCACGGCCAAGAAGGCCACCGCCACCGCCAAGAAGACCGCGCCCGCCAAGAAGGCCACGGCGAAGAAGGCGCCCGCGAAGAAGACCACGGCGCGCACCACCACGGCCAAGAAGGCCACCGCACGCAAGAAGTGA